In one window of Sciurus carolinensis chromosome X, mSciCar1.2, whole genome shotgun sequence DNA:
- the LOC124972553 gene encoding 60S ribosomal protein L12-like, whose translation MSPKFDPNEIKVMYLRCTGGEVGAMSALVPKISTLGLSPKRVSDDIAKATGDWEGLRITVKVTIQNRQAQIEVVPSASALKEPPRDRKKQKNIKNSGNIIFDEIVNFALQMHHRSSARELSGTIKEILGTVQSVGYNVDGCYPHDIIDDINSGTVECPVS comes from the coding sequence ATGTCACCCAAGTTCGACCCCAATGAGATCAAAGTCATGTACCTGAGGTGCACTGGTGGTGAGGTTGGCGCCATGTCTGCCCTGGTCCCCAAGATCAGCACCCTGGGTCTGTCTCCAAAAAGGGTTAGTGATGACATTGCCAAAGCAACTGGAGATTGGGAGGGTCTGAGGATTACAGTGAAAGTGACCATTCAGAACAGACAAGCCCAGATTGAGGTGGTaccttctgcctctgccctcaaggagccaccaagagacagaaagaaacagaagaacattAAAAACAGTGGAAACATCATTTTTGATGAAATTGTCAACTTTGCCCTGCAGATGCATCATCGATCTTCAGCTAGAGAACTTTCTGGAACCATTAAGGAGATTCTGGGGACTGTCCAGTCTGTGGGCTATAATGTTGATGGCTGCTACCCTCATGACATCATAGATGATATCAACAGTGGTACAGTGGAGTGCCCAGTTAGTTaa